A single region of the Lacipirellulaceae bacterium genome encodes:
- a CDS encoding c-type cytochrome domain-containing protein encodes MKRFALTALLLSAITPASFAEDKPVNFETQILPILDTNCVYCHGPEKAIKKLRLDSAEQIQAFHEDELIVAGKPDESELYERLILPEDHKKLMPKDAGPLEKEDIELIRKWIAQGASFTSATVPSGKPAETKPAAEEKSSNDTVPEDSEELKDVKPASAEAIKRISATGASVMPLFGKSALLQVSFAQDPGAATQENLQMLTQASEQIVWLNLAGAQVNGDSLAALAKLPNISQLHLEKSAVDDAAIKHLSGLNRLTYLNLYGTQVSDAGLLHIAGLKRLRKLYVWDTKVSYDGAMALEKAIPGLSVNLGWNHPVVAKKRIEKQLASAKKEAEEAKKQADETAKAAARAKEANERAAKRLKELNEELKALQAPPAEKREEAAKKDDKK; translated from the coding sequence CGGCCATTACTCCCGCGTCTTTTGCGGAAGATAAGCCCGTCAATTTCGAGACGCAGATCCTTCCAATCCTGGACACGAACTGCGTCTATTGCCACGGTCCTGAGAAGGCGATCAAGAAGCTTCGACTTGATTCTGCGGAACAAATCCAAGCGTTTCACGAAGACGAACTCATCGTCGCCGGAAAGCCCGACGAAAGCGAACTCTACGAGCGACTCATACTTCCTGAAGATCACAAGAAGCTGATGCCTAAGGACGCTGGTCCGCTCGAGAAAGAAGACATCGAACTCATTCGTAAATGGATCGCACAAGGAGCTTCGTTCACCTCAGCGACTGTACCGTCAGGCAAACCTGCCGAAACAAAGCCGGCAGCCGAAGAGAAGTCGTCGAATGATACTGTTCCTGAGGACTCCGAAGAGCTGAAGGATGTGAAACCCGCCTCTGCAGAAGCGATCAAGAGGATTTCTGCGACTGGCGCAAGCGTCATGCCCTTGTTTGGCAAAAGCGCGTTATTGCAGGTCAGCTTCGCCCAAGACCCAGGAGCGGCAACTCAGGAAAACTTGCAGATGCTGACTCAGGCGAGCGAGCAAATTGTTTGGCTGAATCTTGCGGGAGCACAGGTCAATGGTGATTCGCTGGCCGCACTTGCCAAGTTGCCCAACATCTCTCAGCTTCACCTTGAGAAATCGGCGGTCGACGATGCGGCCATTAAACATCTCTCAGGTCTGAATCGTCTAACTTACTTGAACCTCTACGGCACGCAGGTTAGCGATGCGGGCTTGCTGCACATAGCAGGCCTCAAGCGTCTGCGGAAGCTCTACGTCTGGGACACCAAAGTCAGCTACGATGGCGCGATGGCTCTCGAGAAGGCGATTCCAGGTCTCTCGGTCAACCTTGGCTGGAACCACCCTGTCGTCGCCAAAAAACGCATCGAAAAGCAGCTTGCTTCGGCGAAAAAAGAAGCCGAGGAGGCCAAAAAGCAGGCCGATGAAACGGCCAAGGCCGCCGCTAGAGCCAAGGAAGCCAACGAGCGTGCTGCCAAGCGATTGAAGGAATTGAATGAGGAGCTGAAGGCGTTGCAGGCACCTCCCGCCGAGAAAAGGGAAGAAGCCGCTAAGAAGGATGACAAAAAGTAG